Below is a genomic region from Raphanus sativus cultivar WK10039 chromosome 4, ASM80110v3, whole genome shotgun sequence.
TGAAACGTTTATGAAACTAACCTGTTGTTTAGTGAACTTTATGTCAGGGCTTGCGATAAGACCAGCAAGGTCATGGTGCATATAACGGAACACTAAGTATAAACTGCTCGACATTCTAGAAGTAACCAAACCTTCAAGTTTGATCACATTGGGATGATCCAACCTCCTTAGTATCAAAATCTCTCTCGCCATAAACCTTAAGCTCTCTTTTTCCCTTACATCGCACCGCACTTTCTTTAACGCTACAATGTTCCCTGTCAACAAGTCTTTCGCTTTGTACACATTGCTATACGTTCCTGATCCAATCTATTCACCAAAACAGGACAGATTCAATATAACAACAACAACCTGCAAAGAagatgaacaagaagaagacaagaCAGTAACTCACTTTCTCAATCTTGTCAAAAGAATCAGCCTTTCTTGGAAGCCAACCATTGAGAGCTTCTCCACAGATTTCAGATAACCAAGATGGCCAACCTGCAACCACCTGCTCACCACCAATCAGATGCTTTGGGGGATTACTCCTCCTCGGGTCAGCGTTACTAGACCTTTTACTTTCTCCTCTTGGCTTTTCATTCTCCTCTTTGATCTCATCAACTCTATCAACAGGAACAACAACACTACTAACGGTCTCAGGTTGGAATCTGTTAGACGTGGTCGTGGACACGGTCTCCTTCACTTCTTTTTGATTAGACTCGACCCTCGTGCTGACTTGGTGCCTAGACTCTGAAACTGAGTCTGACGAAGAAACGGGTCTCCCCAATACACAACCCATATATCATGAAACTAAAACTTCATTTGCTGAACATGTTGGACAATCCTTAACAATAACCACAAATGTAAAAGTCAACACATTTATCATCTCTGGAAAAAGGTTTTCATATCTGACAATAAAGAAAGTGAAGAAATGATCTTACTTTTACGATGGAGGAGGGGCGGAATTCACGACCCAAGTGAACAATTCTAGACCTTGAACCTCTTGTGTTTAAGGCAGGAGCTGTGTCTGTTGAAGAAATATGTAAGAATCTAAAAGTAGTAGTTAGAAACACACCTTCAGAGACACAGCTGTTCAGAGGGAGAGAGTGAAATGTGAATCAGAAgttatttgattttgaaataagaacaacatttaaagaaacataattaaaaaatcaataacagGTTTGGGAAAAGCGAAGGTGATATTGATTGATACACGGCACAAAAAAAAGACGCAAGAGTCAATAGACTAGACCAGAACACAAACCTCTCCACCGATTAAGGGATAAAAAGACCATCTTTAAATAAACAGACCAAAAAGAAGAAGTTGCCGAAgagctcaaaaaaaaaaattgctgaAGCCATATGATGATTATATAGCTCATTAGCtgtaatattaaataaataacgAATGTGGTAATTAATCTACAAGGACCTAGTTGGAAATACATTTTCATCTAACAGATACAGTGTTTGGTAACTGTAGAGTCTCTCCAAGCAAAGAAGCGCAATTATTAAGACTTGCATTGTTGACCAAACAGGAGACAAAAAAGCTAAGAAACTAGTGATACattctgtcttttttttaataaagcaTTTAGAAACAAAAGCATTGGGAAGATGTCGAGAACCAAATCAAACTATACTCTGGAAAAGGATATAGACGCGTCGTAGTCAACAACTAATAACTAAGTTGGGCATTTAACAGGCTCTATATATGGTGGATCAAGAACCTCTCTGTTTTCACTAgaacaaagtttaaaaattgaaactttagTTCTGAAGGTTGTCAAATgcttaattttaaattagttaagTAGAAATGCAAGTCTCTAGGAAAATGACTAAACCACATACCTTAACCTTACAAAAACCATGAGCAGTAGTtcttaaaccaaaacaaaaacaggaCATTTTCTGTGGACTTTTTTTGTTCCTGATAAAAAAACGTTATAAAGATAATAAGCGTACACATTCAAAACTTTAAACCTGTCTTCAGACCtcactcttctttttctttttatctttcttttctttcttcttggCAGGCATTTCTGTTTCTTCCTCCTCgtgtttcctcttcttcttctttgaaggTTCCTCTGCTTTGGTCTCTTCGGCTTCAGGCTCTActtctgttttcttcttcttcgacttCTTCTTAGACGGTTCCTCGGTTTTggcttcttcctcctctgcaTCATCagccttcttctttttctttttatctttcttctcCTTGGCACCGTTCTCAGCTGTGGAAGTTTGTCCAAGAAGAGAGTCTGCAGCAGTGTTGTAAGTCTGCACAAAACAATAGTCAAAAAAGCTTTAACTCTCTAAGCAAGGCTGCAAGTTCCAATCCAACTCAGTTGCACAACTCACCTTAGCAGGAGTGATCAGACCTCCAGATCCAATCTTCTTATCCTTGTCATAAACTTCAATCTTTGGTTTGCCTTTAGCTGAGCCAGACAGACGTCCCATGTCTTTCCCTTCAAGACTTCTCAACCGTGTTTCAACCTGTCCCAATATAAGTTACACAACATGGCAAACCATTAACAAAGGAAGAACAAGGTTGGTTCAGATCAACCAGGACTGAAGAAAAATATTAGAAGAGTGAGTACCTTTAAACGGCTTTCAACTCCCATAGTGTTGTCTTCGCTATCACCAAGAGCATCACACCGGATAGCAAGGGCAGCTTTTGCAGCTAGTGAACGTGAGATCTTAGCCTTGTCCTTGGGTGCAGCTTGGCCAACAAGAGAAGCATGGTAAATCAGACCGTATTTAGGAGTGTTGTGTTTAGTCTTGAGGGCTCTGAATAGGGCCTTCTCAGCTCCAAGAATCTGAACAGTACTCCCAGGCTGCTTTGAGAGGTTCAACAAACTACCGCCATGAGAAATTAGACGAGCACCGACTAGCTCTCCAACGAGTGCAGTCAGATTCGGTGCGATTGTGTTCATCCTACTCTTCAAGTAGTCATAAAGCTGAGCTCTGTACTCGGCAAGAGACAGAACCTGGTCGCAGAGTTCCCTGATGTGCAACAAATCAAGGTCGCTGACTTCAGTTCCCATAGATATCACAGAAGCCTCTTTTAGTTCCGCTTCAACTTCATCAGCCAATATCTGCCATAGGTGCAGCAACAGAAAAGATGTTTTAGAAAGGCATACTTAGTTTCAAGAACTGTGTGAAATGGGAAACAAGGCATTCACCTCAGAGAAGTCTAGCTTTGCTGCATTAATACGATCCCCCATTAATTTTACAGACTTAGCATACAGGATATTGTCCGAGATGATCTTAGCAAGCTCGGGAAAATGCCAACCGTACCATTCACGAACTCTCATAGCGTAAGTGTTGAGCTCTTTGTCAAGATCATCAAGCAGACCAATAGCTTGGATTATCATGGTATCCACCTGTCAATAAAACAAACTATAAGCATAAGGAATACTCAACAGCTTAAACATAACCAATAATCCAGAGGGCTATACAGAAATTTATTAATCAAAAGCGTTGAGAGAAAGACTATACCTTGTCAGAGCTGAACTTTAGTTTGTATCTAGCGAGACTGTGAGACAACCCCAAGCTCATTGGAGCCAAGTCTTGATCACCTAACCCGGATATAAGCTCTGAGAGCTGGCTTCTCACACCTCTCAACAGCTCCATAACAGCATTGTTGTGAACACAGTCTATTTTCTAGACGAGTTAAAAAGCAAATCCGTAAGAAACAATTACAACATCCACAAAACAACATTAGAACCAAATGAAACTCTTTACACACCAGTTTCTCCTTGATAATGTTTCCAAGCTTGGAATCAGCCACAGCTAGAGTTTCGCCTTCGCAGTTAGCTTTCAGAAACTTGCGGAGACCCTTGCTTGGAGCTCCCTCCAGCAATTTAGCCACTGCTTCAAGAGCTTCAGACGTGTTGTCAAACTTGTCAAAAGCCTTAAGCTTCACCATCTGTATACACAATCAAAAACGCTATGAGAAacctaaaaactaaaacatattaaataaaactaaagatgAATTGTGAAATCACCTTTCGAGCTGAGTCTGCAGACGAGAACACATTACCCAAATCCTACAAACACCAAATAGACATACTtaggataaaaaaaaaaattatctacaCATATAACAAGGTTAGATAAGAACAAAAGAGGTGAAGCTAATAATAACCTCAACATTGGAAAGCTTTCCTTCATCTAATACTTTAAAAAGGGCGAAACCACCAGGCGTCTCAAACAGTACGAGCATCTTCACAAGCTTTAAGTCAACACCTGTAATATAAAGATCAATTAAAAACCCATTAAATCAGCTGAACGTAAGCACTTATTAACTATACAAAAGCTAAAGCTTTGGGAGCTAA
It encodes:
- the LOC108854900 gene encoding probable nucleolar protein 5-1; this translates as MLVLFETPGGFALFKVLDEGKLSNVEDLGNVFSSADSARKMVKLKAFDKFDNTSEALEAVAKLLEGAPSKGLRKFLKANCEGETLAVADSKLGNIIKEKLKIDCVHNNAVMELLRGVRSQLSELISGLGDQDLAPMSLGLSHSLARYKLKFSSDKVDTMIIQAIGLLDDLDKELNTYAMRVREWYGWHFPELAKIISDNILYAKSVKLMGDRINAAKLDFSEILADEVEAELKEASVISMGTEVSDLDLLHIRELCDQVLSLAEYRAQLYDYLKSRMNTIAPNLTALVGELVGARLISHGGSLLNLSKQPGSTVQILGAEKALFRALKTKHNTPKYGLIYHASLVGQAAPKDKAKISRSLAAKAALAIRCDALGDSEDNTMGVESRLKVETRLRSLEGKDMGRLSGSAKGKPKIEVYDKDKKIGSGGLITPAKTYNTAADSLLGQTSTAENGAKEKKDKKKKKKADDAEEEEAKTEEPSKKKSKKKKTEVEPEAEETKAEEPSKKKKRKHEEEETEMPAKKKEKKDKKKKKSEV